One Nocardioides oleivorans DNA segment encodes these proteins:
- the acs gene encoding acetate--CoA ligase, producing the protein MSEQTLSNLMHEDRRFEPPTDLAADANVKEEAYARADSDREAFWAAAADRLEWGQKWDQVLDWSNPPFAKWFVGGTINASVNCVDRHVAAGNGDKVALHWIGEPEDDTRDITYAQLKDEVSKAANALTELGVQKGDRVAIYMPMIPEVVVAMLACARIGAPHTVVFGGFSADALASRITDCGAKVVITADGGYRRGAPSALKPAVDEAVTKLEDDELARKVLVVRRTGQDVDWDDDRDVWWHEAVDNASADHEPELHDAEHPLFVMYTSGSTGKPKGILHTTGGYLTGTSFTHWEVFDLKDDDVYWCTADVGWITGHSYMVYGPLANGATQVMFEGTPEKGRWWQIVQDYKVTLFYTAPTAIRTFMKQGREIPDGYDMSSLRLLGSVGEPINPEAYVWYREVIGGDRCPVVDTWWQTETGQIMISPLPGVTAGKPGSAMKALPGIAADVVDDDAKSVGNGNGGYLVLKEPWPAMLRTLWGDDQRFKDTYWSRWKGLYFAGDGAKLDDDGDIWLLGRVDDVMNVSGHRLSTTEIESALVSHPKVAEAAVVGAADETTGQAVCAFVILRDSAGDGGEDIVEELRKHVAKEIGAIAKPRQIMVVAELPKTRSGKIMRRLLKDVAEDREVGDVTTLADSTVMDLIKSRSTGASED; encoded by the coding sequence TTGTCCGAGCAGACCCTGTCGAACCTGATGCACGAGGACCGCCGCTTCGAGCCGCCGACCGACCTCGCGGCCGACGCGAACGTGAAGGAGGAGGCCTACGCCCGTGCCGACTCCGACCGCGAGGCCTTCTGGGCCGCCGCGGCGGACCGCCTCGAGTGGGGCCAGAAGTGGGACCAGGTCCTCGACTGGTCGAACCCGCCCTTCGCGAAGTGGTTCGTCGGCGGCACGATCAACGCCTCGGTCAACTGCGTGGACCGCCACGTGGCCGCCGGCAACGGCGACAAGGTCGCGCTGCACTGGATCGGCGAGCCTGAGGACGACACCCGCGACATCACCTACGCCCAGCTCAAGGACGAGGTCTCGAAGGCGGCCAACGCCCTGACCGAGCTCGGCGTGCAGAAGGGTGACCGGGTCGCGATCTACATGCCGATGATCCCCGAGGTCGTCGTCGCGATGCTCGCCTGCGCCCGGATCGGCGCCCCGCACACGGTCGTGTTCGGCGGCTTCTCGGCCGACGCCCTCGCCTCGCGCATCACCGACTGCGGGGCGAAGGTCGTCATCACCGCCGACGGCGGCTACCGACGCGGTGCGCCCTCGGCGCTGAAGCCGGCCGTCGACGAGGCGGTCACCAAGCTCGAGGACGACGAGCTGGCCAGGAAGGTGCTGGTCGTGCGCCGCACCGGTCAGGACGTCGACTGGGACGACGACCGCGACGTGTGGTGGCACGAGGCCGTCGACAACGCCTCCGCCGACCACGAGCCCGAGCTGCACGACGCCGAGCACCCGCTGTTCGTCATGTACACGTCGGGCTCCACGGGCAAGCCCAAGGGCATCCTCCACACCACCGGCGGCTACCTCACCGGCACGTCGTTCACCCACTGGGAGGTCTTCGACCTCAAGGACGACGACGTCTACTGGTGCACGGCCGACGTCGGGTGGATCACCGGCCACTCCTACATGGTCTACGGCCCGCTGGCCAACGGCGCGACCCAGGTGATGTTCGAGGGGACCCCGGAGAAGGGGCGCTGGTGGCAGATCGTCCAGGACTACAAGGTGACGCTCTTCTACACCGCGCCCACCGCGATCCGGACCTTCATGAAGCAGGGCCGCGAGATCCCCGACGGGTACGACATGTCGTCGCTGCGGCTGCTCGGCTCGGTCGGTGAGCCGATCAACCCCGAGGCCTACGTCTGGTACCGCGAGGTCATCGGGGGCGACCGCTGCCCGGTCGTCGACACCTGGTGGCAGACCGAGACCGGCCAGATCATGATCAGCCCGCTGCCCGGCGTCACCGCAGGCAAGCCGGGCTCGGCGATGAAGGCACTGCCCGGCATCGCCGCCGACGTGGTGGACGACGACGCGAAGTCGGTCGGCAACGGCAACGGCGGCTACCTCGTGCTCAAGGAGCCGTGGCCGGCGATGCTGCGCACCCTGTGGGGCGACGACCAGCGCTTCAAGGACACCTACTGGTCGCGGTGGAAGGGCCTCTACTTCGCCGGCGACGGCGCCAAGCTCGACGACGACGGCGACATCTGGCTGCTCGGCCGGGTCGACGACGTCATGAACGTCTCCGGCCACCGCCTCTCCACCACCGAGATCGAGTCGGCCCTCGTGTCGCACCCGAAGGTCGCCGAGGCGGCCGTCGTCGGTGCCGCCGACGAGACCACCGGCCAGGCCGTCTGCGCGTTCGTCATCCTCCGCGACTCCGCGGGCGACGGCGGCGAGGACATCGTCGAGGAGCTCCGCAAGCACGTCGCCAAGGAGATCGGCGCGATCGCCAAGCCGCGGCAGATCATGGTCGTCGCCGAGCTCCCCAAGACCCGCTCCGGCAAGATCATGCGCCGCCTGCTCAAGGACGTCGCCGAGGACCGCGAGGTCGGCGACGTCACGACCCTCGCCGACTCGACCGTCATGGACCTGATCAAGTCCAGGTCCACCGGCGCCTCGGAGGACTGA
- a CDS encoding S-methyl-5'-thioadenosine phosphorylase: MSAAPHADVAVIGGSGFYSFLPDATEHEVATPYGDPSAPIAVGEVAGRSVAFVPRHGKHHEAPPHGINYRANAWALRSLGVRQVIAPCAVGGLRDTVAPGDLVVPDQLVDRTHRRVGSFVESGAVHLPFADPYCPGVSAALAGADPDVRSGGTMVVVEGPRFSTRAESRHYADQGWDLINMTGAPEAALAREMGQCYASLALVTDMDAGAESGEGVGQEEVFALFRVNLERLTGLLSTAVAALPGPDGCACGSWWDGMDLTYDVPGVEGR; this comes from the coding sequence ATGAGCGCCGCACCGCACGCCGACGTCGCCGTGATCGGCGGATCCGGCTTCTACTCGTTCCTGCCCGACGCGACCGAGCACGAGGTCGCGACGCCGTACGGCGATCCGTCGGCGCCGATCGCGGTCGGCGAGGTGGCGGGCCGCTCGGTCGCCTTCGTGCCGCGCCACGGCAAGCACCACGAGGCCCCGCCCCACGGCATCAACTACCGCGCGAACGCCTGGGCCCTCCGCTCGCTCGGCGTCCGCCAGGTGATCGCCCCGTGCGCGGTCGGCGGCCTCCGCGACACCGTCGCCCCGGGTGACCTGGTGGTCCCCGACCAGCTCGTCGACCGCACCCACCGCCGCGTGGGCTCCTTCGTCGAGTCCGGTGCGGTCCACCTCCCCTTCGCCGATCCCTACTGCCCCGGCGTGTCCGCCGCGCTGGCCGGCGCCGACCCCGACGTCCGGAGCGGCGGCACGATGGTCGTCGTCGAGGGACCGCGCTTCTCCACCCGTGCCGAGTCGCGCCACTACGCCGACCAGGGCTGGGACCTGATCAACATGACCGGCGCCCCCGAGGCCGCGCTCGCCCGCGAGATGGGCCAGTGCTACGCCTCGCTCGCGCTCGTGACCGACATGGACGCCGGCGCCGAGTCCGGCGAGGGCGTCGGGCAGGAGGAGGTCTTCGCCCTCTTCCGGGTGAACCTCGAGCGCCTCACCGGGCTGCTCAGCACCGCCGTGGCCGCGCTCCCCGGCCCCGACGGCTGCGCCTGCGGATCGTGGTGGGACGGCATGGACCTGACCTACGACGTGCCCGGGGTCGAGGGCCGGTGA
- a CDS encoding NAD-dependent epimerase/dehydratase family protein: MKVLLTGAAGFIGTAIGARLAEAGHEVVGVDLMLASAHGDSTPPDGVHQLDVREAGSPEWADLLRGTDVVCHQAALVGAGVRVGDLPAYASHNDVGTTALLAAMHDAGVDRLVLASSMVVYGEGRYTCPEHGDQEPPPRSVTALEGGDFENQCPACGRPLGWSLVPEDAGLDPRSSYAASKLAQEHYTSSWVRQAGAGAVALRYHNVYGPGMPRDTPYSGVAAMFRSSIERGERPQVYEDGGQVRDFVHVDDVARANVLALEQVVAEQAPRFAAYNVCSGTPVTILDVARQVSAGTGSGIEPEVTGQFRPGDVRHVVASPARASAELGFTAAVGPATGLAAFATASLRA, translated from the coding sequence GTGAAGGTCCTCCTCACCGGCGCCGCCGGCTTCATCGGCACCGCCATCGGCGCCCGGCTCGCCGAGGCCGGTCACGAGGTGGTGGGCGTCGACCTGATGCTCGCCTCCGCCCACGGCGACAGCACCCCGCCCGACGGCGTCCACCAGCTCGACGTACGCGAGGCGGGGTCGCCCGAGTGGGCCGACCTGCTCCGCGGCACCGACGTCGTGTGCCACCAGGCCGCCCTGGTCGGTGCGGGCGTGCGCGTCGGGGACCTGCCGGCATATGCCTCCCACAACGACGTCGGTACGACGGCTCTGCTGGCCGCGATGCACGACGCGGGCGTCGACCGGCTGGTCCTCGCCTCGTCGATGGTCGTCTACGGCGAGGGCAGATACACCTGCCCCGAGCACGGCGACCAGGAGCCGCCGCCGCGGTCGGTCACGGCCCTCGAGGGCGGCGACTTCGAGAACCAGTGCCCGGCGTGCGGCCGGCCGCTCGGCTGGTCGCTCGTCCCGGAGGACGCCGGGCTCGACCCGCGCAGCAGCTATGCCGCGAGCAAGCTCGCCCAGGAGCACTACACGTCGTCGTGGGTGCGGCAGGCCGGCGCCGGCGCGGTCGCCCTGAGGTACCACAACGTCTACGGCCCGGGGATGCCCCGTGACACCCCCTACTCCGGGGTCGCGGCGATGTTCCGCTCGTCGATCGAGCGCGGCGAGCGCCCGCAGGTCTACGAGGACGGCGGGCAGGTGCGCGACTTCGTCCACGTCGACGACGTCGCCCGCGCCAACGTGCTCGCCCTCGAGCAGGTGGTGGCGGAGCAGGCCCCGCGCTTCGCGGCGTACAACGTCTGCTCCGGCACGCCCGTCACGATCCTCGACGTCGCGCGGCAGGTCAGCGCCGGCACCGGGAGCGGGATCGAGCCCGAGGTGACCGGCCAGTTCCGGCCCGGCGACGTGCGTCACGTCGTGGCCTCGCCCGCCCGAGCGAGCGCCGAGCTCGGGTTCACCGCCGCCGTCGGTCCCGCGACCGGGCTGGCCGCCTTCGCGACGGCGTCACTGCGGGCCTGA
- a CDS encoding glycosyltransferase family 2 protein, with the protein MTSAAAICDLVLPCRDEAPALAALLARVPAEFGVIVVDNGSRDETASVAADLGARVVVEPVPGYGSAVHAGMVAATRDYVAVMDGDGSFDPADLLPLLADVREGRADIAVGRRRPTARGVWPWHARVGNALIAAWLRRSIGMDAHDIAPMRVCRREALLALDLQDRRFGYPVELLQSITRAGWRVVEHDVAYHPRAEGTRSKVSGSVVGTARTARDFMRVLR; encoded by the coding sequence ATGACCAGCGCCGCCGCCATCTGTGACCTGGTCCTGCCGTGCCGCGACGAGGCACCGGCGCTGGCCGCGCTGCTGGCCCGGGTGCCGGCCGAGTTCGGCGTGATCGTGGTCGACAACGGCTCACGCGACGAGACGGCCTCGGTGGCCGCCGACCTCGGCGCCCGCGTGGTGGTCGAGCCGGTGCCGGGCTACGGCTCGGCCGTCCACGCGGGCATGGTCGCCGCCACCCGCGACTACGTCGCCGTGATGGACGGGGACGGCTCGTTCGACCCCGCCGACCTGCTCCCGCTGCTCGCGGACGTGCGCGAGGGGCGCGCCGACATCGCCGTCGGCAGGCGTCGTCCGACCGCACGCGGCGTGTGGCCCTGGCACGCGCGGGTGGGCAACGCGCTGATCGCGGCGTGGCTGCGCCGCTCGATCGGGATGGACGCGCACGACATCGCGCCGATGCGGGTCTGCCGGCGCGAGGCCCTCCTCGCCCTCGACCTCCAGGACCGCCGCTTCGGCTACCCGGTCGAGCTGCTCCAGTCGATCACCCGTGCCGGATGGCGCGTCGTCGAGCACGACGTCGCCTACCACCCGCGTGCCGAGGGCACCCGCTCCAAGGTGTCCGGTTCCGTCGTCGGCACCGCACGCACGGCACGTGACTTCATGCGGGTGCTGCGATGA
- a CDS encoding TIGR04282 family arsenosugar biosynthesis glycosyltransferase, whose amino-acid sequence MKVLLVAKAPVAGRVKTRLGAEVGAEAAAELAAAALLDTIEACGEAGMAGHLSLAGDLAGAVRGEAITAALAGWSITPQRGDTFAERLVHAHEDAGPGVVVQIGMDTPHVTAAALTAAVAGLADHDAVLGPADDGGWWALARRDPDVVRHVAEVEMSTAHTCADTRRALERAGCRVGSTDAMTDVDTVEDADRVAALAPHTRFARLWRSTARGGTP is encoded by the coding sequence ATGAAGGTGCTGCTCGTCGCCAAGGCGCCGGTCGCCGGCCGGGTGAAGACCCGGCTGGGCGCCGAGGTGGGGGCCGAGGCGGCCGCCGAGCTCGCCGCTGCTGCCCTGCTCGACACGATCGAGGCCTGTGGCGAGGCCGGGATGGCGGGTCACCTGAGCCTGGCCGGCGACCTCGCGGGCGCCGTGCGGGGCGAGGCCATCACCGCGGCCCTCGCCGGCTGGTCCATCACCCCCCAGCGCGGCGACACCTTCGCCGAGCGCCTGGTGCACGCCCACGAGGACGCAGGGCCCGGCGTCGTCGTGCAGATCGGGATGGACACCCCCCACGTCACCGCCGCGGCCCTGACCGCTGCCGTCGCCGGGCTCGCCGACCACGACGCGGTGCTGGGCCCGGCCGACGACGGGGGCTGGTGGGCGCTGGCCCGCCGCGACCCCGACGTCGTACGCCACGTGGCGGAGGTCGAGATGTCGACCGCGCACACCTGTGCCGACACCCGGCGCGCGCTCGAGCGGGCCGGCTGCCGGGTCGGCAGCACCGACGCCATGACCGACGTCGACACGGTCGAGGACGCCGACCGCGTGGCCGCGCTCGCCCCGCACACCAGGTTCGCGCGGCTCTGGCGCAGCACGGCTCGAGGGGGCACCCCGTGA